The Martelella sp. AD-3 genome includes a region encoding these proteins:
- the gcvP gene encoding aminomethyl-transferring glycine dehydrogenase — protein sequence MTTPAEFQFTDYQPYDFANRRHIGPSPAEMEAMLETIGYDSLEALIDDTVPAEIRQEQPLAWGPAMTEREALDKLRETANKNRPMVSMIGQGYNPTIVPPVIQRNILENPAWYTAYTPYQPEISQGRLEALLNFQTMMADLTGLDIANASLLDEATAAAEAMAMANRVAKSKATAFFVDENCHPQTIALLKTRSEPLGWQIIIGNPFTDLKAEDVFGALFQYPGTHGHVNDFTNVIAAMHEAKAIATIAADPLALTLLKSPGEMDADIAIGSSQRFGVPLGYGGPHAAYMAVKDAYKRSMPGRLVGVSVDSRGNRAYRLALQTREQHIRREKATSNICTAQVLLAVMAAMYGVFHGPDGLKAIAQQVHRKGVLLAKGLETLGFTVEPETFFDTITVEVGAVQGLILRNAVENNVNLRKVGETKIGISVNERTRPAHVEAVWEAFGGKFTIAEFEADYRLPKSLLRTSVYMTHPIFHMNRAESEMTRYMRRLADRDLALDRAMIPLGSCTMKLNATVEMLPITWPEFADIHPFAPENQALGYREMIEDLSDKLCAITGYDAFSMQPNSGAQGEYAGLLTIRRFHRANGDAHRDICLIPTSAHGTNPASAQMAGMTVVPVKSRDNGDIDLDDFAEKAAQHAENLAACMITYPSTHGVFEATVKEVCDITHKYGGQVYLDGANMNAMVGLSRPGDIGSDVSHLNLHKTFCIPHGGGGPGMGPIGVKAHLAPHLPGNPATDAAGGAVSAAPFGSPSILPISWSYCLMMGGEGLTQATRVAILNANYIAARLKGAYDVLYKSDKGRVAHECIIDTRPLKESADVSVDDIAKRLIDCGFHAPTMSFPVPGTLMIEPTESETKAELDRFCDALLAIREEVRAIEDGRADRVDNPLKNAPHTVEDLVGEWTHPYSREEACFPPGAFRVDKYWPPVNRVDNVYGDRNLVCACPPMSDYAEAAE from the coding sequence ATGACGACGCCTGCCGAATTCCAGTTCACCGATTACCAGCCCTACGACTTCGCCAATCGCCGCCATATCGGCCCCTCGCCGGCCGAGATGGAGGCGATGCTGGAGACGATCGGCTATGACAGCCTCGAGGCGCTGATCGACGACACGGTCCCTGCCGAAATCCGCCAGGAGCAGCCGCTTGCCTGGGGCCCGGCGATGACCGAGCGCGAGGCGCTCGACAAGCTGCGCGAGACCGCCAACAAGAACAGGCCGATGGTCTCGATGATCGGCCAGGGCTATAACCCGACCATCGTGCCGCCGGTGATCCAGCGCAACATTCTGGAGAACCCGGCCTGGTACACGGCCTATACGCCCTATCAGCCGGAAATCAGCCAGGGGCGCCTCGAGGCGCTCCTGAACTTCCAGACGATGATGGCGGACCTTACCGGCCTCGACATCGCCAATGCCTCGCTTCTGGACGAGGCGACGGCGGCCGCAGAAGCCATGGCCATGGCCAACCGCGTGGCGAAATCGAAGGCAACCGCCTTCTTCGTCGACGAGAACTGTCATCCGCAGACGATCGCGCTGCTGAAGACCCGCTCCGAACCGCTCGGCTGGCAGATCATCATCGGCAACCCCTTCACCGACCTGAAGGCGGAAGACGTCTTCGGCGCCCTGTTCCAGTATCCCGGCACCCATGGCCATGTGAACGACTTCACCAATGTGATTGCAGCGATGCATGAGGCGAAGGCCATCGCCACGATCGCCGCCGATCCGCTGGCGCTGACGCTTCTGAAATCGCCTGGCGAGATGGATGCGGATATCGCCATCGGCTCCTCCCAGCGCTTCGGCGTGCCGCTCGGCTATGGCGGCCCGCATGCGGCCTATATGGCGGTCAAGGACGCCTACAAGCGCTCCATGCCCGGCCGTCTCGTCGGCGTTTCGGTGGACAGCCGCGGCAACCGCGCCTATCGCCTGGCGCTGCAGACGCGCGAACAGCATATCCGCCGCGAGAAGGCGACGTCGAACATCTGCACCGCCCAGGTTCTGCTCGCCGTCATGGCCGCCATGTATGGCGTCTTCCACGGGCCGGACGGGCTGAAGGCGATTGCCCAGCAGGTGCACCGCAAGGGCGTGCTGCTGGCCAAGGGGCTGGAAACGCTCGGCTTCACGGTCGAGCCCGAAACCTTCTTCGACACGATCACGGTCGAGGTCGGCGCGGTTCAGGGTCTTATCCTCAGAAACGCCGTGGAGAACAACGTCAACCTCCGCAAGGTCGGCGAAACGAAGATCGGCATCTCCGTCAACGAGCGCACCCGTCCCGCCCATGTGGAAGCGGTGTGGGAGGCCTTTGGCGGCAAGTTTACGATCGCCGAGTTCGAGGCGGATTATCGCCTTCCGAAAAGCCTATTGCGCACAAGCGTTTACATGACGCATCCGATCTTCCACATGAACCGTGCGGAAAGCGAGATGACCCGCTATATGCGCCGCCTCGCCGACCGCGATCTGGCGCTGGACCGGGCGATGATCCCGCTCGGCTCGTGCACGATGAAGCTCAATGCCACGGTGGAAATGCTGCCGATCACCTGGCCGGAATTTGCCGACATTCATCCCTTTGCGCCGGAAAACCAGGCGCTCGGCTATCGCGAGATGATCGAGGACCTGTCGGACAAGCTTTGCGCCATCACCGGCTATGACGCCTTCTCCATGCAGCCGAATTCCGGCGCGCAGGGCGAATATGCCGGACTTCTGACGATCCGCCGCTTCCATCGCGCCAATGGCGATGCCCACCGCGACATCTGCCTGATCCCGACCTCCGCGCACGGCACCAATCCGGCCTCCGCGCAGATGGCCGGCATGACGGTGGTGCCGGTCAAATCGCGCGACAATGGCGATATCGACCTCGATGATTTCGCCGAAAAGGCCGCGCAACACGCCGAAAACCTCGCCGCCTGCATGATCACCTATCCCTCGACCCATGGCGTGTTCGAGGCGACGGTGAAGGAAGTCTGCGACATCACGCATAAATATGGCGGCCAGGTCTATCTCGACGGGGCCAATATGAACGCGATGGTGGGGCTTTCGCGACCGGGCGATATCGGCTCGGATGTCAGCCACCTCAACCTGCACAAGACCTTCTGCATTCCCCATGGCGGCGGCGGTCCGGGCATGGGGCCGATCGGCGTCAAGGCGCATCTCGCGCCGCATCTGCCCGGCAATCCGGCGACGGACGCGGCAGGCGGCGCGGTCTCGGCCGCCCCGTTTGGCTCGCCGTCGATCCTGCCGATCTCCTGGAGCTATTGCCTGATGATGGGCGGCGAAGGGCTAACGCAGGCAACGCGCGTGGCGATCCTCAACGCCAACTATATCGCCGCCCGGCTGAAGGGCGCCTATGACGTGCTCTACAAGTCGGACAAGGGCCGCGTCGCGCATGAATGCATCATCGACACAAGGCCCCTGAAGGAGAGCGCCGACGTCTCAGTCGACGATATCGCCAAGCGCCTGATCGATTGCGGCTTCCATGCGCCCACGATGAGCTTTCCGGTTCCCGGCACGCTGATGATCGAGCCGACGGAATCGGAGACCAAGGCCGAGCTTGATCGTTTCTGCGATGCGCTGCTGGCAATCCGCGAGGAAGTCCGCGCCATCGAGGACGGCCGCGCCGACCGCGTCGACAACCCGCTCAAAAACGCCCCGCACACGGTGGAAGATCTTGTCGGCGAATGGACCCACCCCTATTCCCGCGAGGAAGCCTGCTTCCCCCCCGGCGCCTTCCGCGTCGACAAATACTGGCCACCGGTCAACCGCGTGGACAATGTCTATGGGGACCGGAATCTGGTGTGCGCCTGCCCTCCGATGAGTGATTATGCGGAGGCTGCGGAGTAG
- the gcvH gene encoding glycine cleavage system protein GcvH: protein MTIKFTEEHEWLKIEDGIATVGITAHAAEQLGDLVFVELPEVGATFEKNDDAATVESVKAASDVFCPLAGEITEINAAITDNPELVNAEPMDGGWFFKLKLANPADADALMDEAAYREFIA, encoded by the coding sequence ATGACCATCAAATTTACCGAAGAACATGAATGGCTTAAGATCGAGGACGGCATCGCGACCGTCGGCATCACGGCGCATGCCGCAGAACAGCTCGGCGACCTCGTTTTCGTCGAACTGCCGGAAGTCGGCGCCACCTTCGAGAAGAATGACGACGCCGCCACCGTCGAATCGGTCAAGGCCGCCTCGGACGTGTTCTGCCCGCTTGCCGGCGAGATCACCGAGATCAACGCGGCGATCACCGACAATCCCGAACTCGTCAACGCCGAGCCCATGGACGGCGGATGGTTCTTCAAGCTGAAGCTCGCCAACCCCGCCGACGCCGATGCGCTGATGGACGAAGCGGCCTACAGGGAGTTCATCGCCTGA
- the gcvT gene encoding glycine cleavage system aminomethyltransferase GcvT, translated as MVPFAGYDMPVQYPMGVLKEHLHTREKAGLFDVSHMGQVWLKPRSGNLADAAIALEKLVPVDILGLKPGRQRYAFFTNENGGILDDLMVANRGDHLLIIVNAACKDADLAHMKAYLSDLCAVETHFEDKALLALQGPKAEAVLAPLCPAVAEMKFMDVRACEILGVTCVISRSGYTGEDGFEISVPAEHAAALARALLAHEDCAPIGLGARDSLRLEAGLCLYGNDIDETTTPVEAALVWGMQKARRPGGDREGGFPGADIIFGQLADGAKRLRVGLKAEGRAPIRPPAKLYADDKGETEIGHVTSGGFGPSVGVPVAMGYVAADHAETGTTLYAEVRGKYLPVTITDTPFIKPTYKR; from the coding sequence ATGGTGCCCTTTGCCGGCTATGACATGCCGGTGCAATACCCGATGGGCGTTCTCAAGGAACACCTGCATACCCGTGAAAAGGCAGGCCTTTTCGATGTCTCGCATATGGGCCAGGTCTGGCTGAAACCGCGCTCCGGCAACCTCGCCGATGCGGCGATCGCGCTGGAAAAACTGGTGCCGGTCGACATTCTCGGCCTCAAGCCCGGCCGCCAGCGCTACGCCTTTTTCACCAATGAAAACGGAGGCATTCTGGACGACCTGATGGTCGCCAACCGCGGCGATCACCTGCTCATCATCGTCAACGCCGCCTGCAAGGACGCCGACCTTGCCCATATGAAGGCCTATCTCTCCGATCTCTGCGCGGTGGAGACGCATTTCGAAGACAAGGCGCTTTTGGCCTTGCAGGGTCCCAAGGCCGAAGCCGTGCTGGCGCCGCTCTGCCCGGCCGTTGCCGAGATGAAATTCATGGATGTGCGCGCCTGCGAAATCCTGGGCGTGACCTGCGTGATTTCGCGCTCCGGCTACACCGGCGAGGACGGCTTCGAGATTTCCGTGCCAGCCGAACATGCCGCGGCGCTGGCCCGCGCGCTGCTGGCCCATGAGGACTGCGCGCCGATCGGCCTCGGCGCGCGCGATTCGCTCAGGCTGGAAGCGGGTCTTTGTCTCTACGGAAACGACATCGACGAAACCACGACCCCGGTGGAGGCGGCACTCGTCTGGGGCATGCAGAAGGCCCGCAGGCCCGGCGGCGACCGCGAAGGCGGCTTCCCCGGGGCAGATATCATCTTCGGGCAGCTTGCCGACGGCGCGAAACGCCTGCGCGTCGGGCTGAAGGCGGAAGGCCGCGCGCCCATCCGCCCGCCGGCAAAACTCTATGCCGATGACAAGGGCGAAACCGAAATCGGCCACGTCACCTCCGGCGGCTTCGGCCCCTCCGTCGGCGTGCCTGTCGCCATGGGCTATGTGGCAGCAGACCACGCCGAGACCGGCACGACCCTCTATGCGGAAGTGCGCGGCAAGTACCTGCCCGTCACCATCACCGATACCCCCTTTATCAAACCCACCTACAAGCGCTGA
- the crcB gene encoding fluoride efflux transporter CrcB: MSTILSHALIVAAGGALGSVGRYLVGVLAIRLWGPQFPWGTFVVNVVGSLMIGLLVEAVARALNQSAEMRMFMVTGFLGGFTTFSSFSLDAMTMIERGDLLHAVAYIAASLLLALIAVFAGLAIGRMVF, from the coding sequence GTGTCAACCATCCTCTCCCATGCCCTCATCGTTGCCGCCGGCGGAGCGCTCGGCTCGGTCGGACGCTATCTCGTCGGCGTCCTCGCCATCAGGCTCTGGGGACCGCAATTTCCGTGGGGCACATTCGTCGTCAATGTCGTTGGATCGCTCATGATCGGGCTCCTGGTGGAGGCGGTCGCGCGGGCGCTCAACCAGTCGGCGGAAATGCGGATGTTCATGGTCACCGGTTTCCTTGGCGGTTTCACCACGTTCTCGTCGTTTTCGCTCGATGCCATGACGATGATCGAAAGGGGCGATTTGCTGCATGCCGTCGCCTATATCGCTGCAAGCCTTCTCCTCGCGCTGATCGCGGTATTCGCAGGCCTCGCGATCGGACGGATGGTGTTCTAA
- a CDS encoding RluA family pseudouridine synthase produces MAGIEHIKVDQDEAGMRLDRWFKLHYPGLGFGALQKLLRSGQIRVDGGRVKSDTRVEPGQMVRIPPMNVDPKTSGPIPGRDLRHSPDGELLSRMLLHEDERVFVLNKPAGLAVQGGSGVVRHIDKMLEAWTNKKGEKPRLVHRLDRDTSGVLVIARSRRAAQSLTEAFGHRTTKKTYWSLVKGVPRKREDKVSTWLVKEQTPDGDRMRIARHGEPDSDHAVSYYRVIDTAAHTLSWLEMEPYTGRTHQLRVHALHIGHPIIGDPKYFDDDPNWEFPGGIQKRLHLHARHIDVPHPDGGRLKVTAPLPPHMVQSWNLLGFDADREDLDKD; encoded by the coding sequence ATGGCGGGTATTGAACATATCAAGGTGGATCAGGACGAGGCGGGCATGCGGCTCGACCGATGGTTCAAGCTGCATTATCCGGGGCTTGGCTTCGGCGCGCTGCAGAAGCTGCTGCGCTCCGGCCAGATCCGCGTCGACGGCGGTCGGGTCAAGAGCGACACGCGCGTCGAGCCGGGTCAGATGGTCCGCATCCCGCCAATGAACGTCGACCCGAAGACGTCTGGCCCCATACCGGGCAGGGACCTCAGGCACTCGCCCGACGGCGAGCTTCTGTCGCGCATGCTGCTGCATGAGGATGAGCGCGTGTTTGTGCTGAACAAGCCCGCGGGACTGGCCGTGCAGGGCGGGTCCGGCGTCGTGCGCCATATCGACAAGATGCTGGAGGCCTGGACCAACAAGAAGGGCGAAAAGCCGCGGCTTGTCCACCGCCTTGACCGCGACACGTCCGGCGTTCTGGTGATCGCCCGCTCGCGCCGCGCCGCGCAGTCGCTGACCGAGGCGTTTGGCCACCGCACCACGAAGAAGACCTACTGGTCTCTGGTCAAGGGCGTGCCGCGCAAACGGGAAGACAAGGTCTCGACCTGGCTGGTGAAGGAGCAGACGCCGGACGGCGACAGGATGCGGATCGCCAGACACGGCGAGCCCGATTCCGACCACGCTGTTTCCTATTACCGGGTCATCGATACGGCCGCCCACACGCTTTCCTGGCTGGAGATGGAGCCCTATACCGGGCGGACCCACCAGTTGCGCGTCCATGCGCTTCACATCGGACACCCGATCATCGGCGATCCGAAATATTTCGACGATGACCCGAACTGGGAATTCCCGGGCGGTATCCAGAAGCGGTTGCACCTGCATGCCCGCCATATCGATGTGCCCCATCCCGACGGCGGCAGGCTGAAGGTCACGGCACCCCTGCCGCCGCATATGGTGCAAAGCTGGAATCTTCTCGGCTTCGATGCCGATCGCGAAGATCTCGACAAGGACTGA
- a CDS encoding HAD-IA family hydrolase, translating to MKLVLFDCDGTLVDSAVRIHETMRRAFVAYGHPEPTLAETKTIIGLSLDYAIARLLGRHRIDDEVLAIRVKFKSLFAEVHSDPNMMEQLFPGIAELIDGLAARGDVAIGAVTGNSRRGLTHVLDLHGLAPRFTVSRTADDCPSKPHPAMVLECCAEAGFNPADAVIIGDAVFDMEMAVKAGSHAIGVAWGYGEIADLQDAGAGAIVWHPEEILKLV from the coding sequence ATGAAGCTCGTATTGTTTGACTGCGACGGCACGCTGGTCGACAGCGCCGTGCGCATCCATGAGACCATGCGCCGCGCCTTTGTCGCCTACGGTCATCCCGAACCCACGCTCGCAGAGACCAAGACGATCATCGGCCTGTCGCTCGACTACGCGATTGCCCGGCTGCTCGGCAGGCACCGGATCGATGACGAGGTTCTGGCGATCCGGGTGAAGTTCAAGTCGCTCTTTGCCGAAGTCCATTCCGATCCCAACATGATGGAGCAGCTGTTTCCCGGCATTGCCGAGCTGATCGACGGCCTTGCCGCGCGCGGCGACGTCGCCATCGGCGCGGTCACCGGCAATTCGCGGCGGGGCCTGACCCATGTTCTGGATTTGCATGGACTGGCGCCGCGATTTACCGTCTCGCGCACAGCCGATGACTGCCCCTCCAAGCCGCATCCGGCCATGGTGCTTGAATGCTGCGCAGAAGCGGGTTTCAATCCGGCGGATGCGGTGATCATCGGCGATGCCGTGTTCGACATGGAGATGGCGGTGAAGGCCGGATCCCATGCGATCGGCGTTGCCTGGGGTTACGGCGAGATCGCCGATCTGCAGGATGCCGGAGCGGGCGCGATCGTCTGGCATCCGGAAGAAATCTTGAAACTCGTCTGA
- a CDS encoding HAD-IA family hydrolase produces MKLVLFDCDGTLVDSLAIIQETMARTFRAFGHEAPDEQATRGTVGLTLDVAIAGLLGREDVDHECRDMMGYYRSLFAEVRRDPAMQEKLYDGVAAMLAHLFLQDDILVGAVTGKSRRGLDHMLKTHGYSEKFITTRTADDCPSKPHPAMVLECCDETGMRPEQAVVIGDTVFDIQMACSAGSAAVGVSWGYGAPDALKLAGAAAIAETPDDILNFVLKGA; encoded by the coding sequence ATGAAGCTGGTGCTTTTTGATTGTGACGGAACGCTGGTCGACAGCCTGGCGATCATTCAGGAGACCATGGCCCGCACCTTCCGCGCCTTCGGACACGAGGCGCCGGATGAGCAGGCAACACGCGGCACGGTGGGGCTAACGCTGGACGTGGCGATTGCCGGGCTTCTGGGGCGTGAAGATGTCGATCATGAATGCCGGGACATGATGGGCTATTACCGCTCGCTTTTCGCCGAGGTGCGGCGTGACCCCGCCATGCAGGAAAAACTCTATGACGGCGTCGCCGCCATGCTGGCGCATCTCTTCCTGCAGGACGATATTCTCGTCGGCGCGGTCACCGGCAAGTCGCGGCGCGGGCTCGACCACATGCTGAAAACCCATGGCTACAGCGAAAAATTCATTACCACGCGCACGGCCGATGACTGTCCGTCCAAGCCGCACCCGGCCATGGTGCTGGAATGCTGCGATGAAACGGGCATGCGGCCGGAGCAGGCGGTGGTGATCGGCGACACGGTGTTCGACATCCAGATGGCCTGTTCCGCCGGTTCCGCGGCCGTCGGCGTTTCCTGGGGCTATGGCGCGCCGGATGCGCTGAAGCTCGCCGGCGCGGCGGCGATCGCCGAGACGCCGGATGATATTCTGAATTTCGTTCTGAAGGGTGCATGA
- a CDS encoding ATP12 family chaperone protein, which yields MTNDPIRRSQELMRAELPKKFYAEATVVAEGEGFAVKLDGRPVKTPSRKPLILPTEAAAEYVRAEWQAQEKVIDPAKMPMTRLANTIIDGVAVNAEAVFEEIVSYAGNDMLFYRAESPEELVARQSERWGPVLDWMAEEYGARFVLVEGVMFAEQPTESLEAFRRELAHHRAPFELGALHVMTTLTGSALVTLALARGRLTLDEAWALGNLEEDWTIELWGHDEEAARRRARRFEDMQAAHSLFVALKR from the coding sequence ATGACCAATGATCCCATCCGCCGGTCGCAGGAACTGATGCGCGCCGAACTGCCGAAAAAATTCTATGCCGAGGCAACTGTCGTCGCCGAAGGCGAGGGCTTTGCGGTGAAGCTCGACGGCCGGCCGGTCAAGACCCCGTCGCGAAAGCCCCTGATCCTGCCGACGGAGGCCGCTGCCGAGTATGTGCGGGCCGAATGGCAGGCGCAGGAGAAGGTCATCGATCCGGCGAAAATGCCGATGACGCGGCTTGCCAACACCATCATCGACGGCGTGGCCGTGAATGCCGAGGCAGTGTTCGAGGAGATCGTCAGCTATGCCGGCAACGACATGCTGTTCTATCGCGCCGAAAGCCCGGAGGAGCTCGTTGCCCGGCAGTCCGAGCGCTGGGGGCCGGTGCTTGACTGGATGGCCGAGGAATATGGCGCGCGCTTCGTGCTGGTGGAGGGCGTGATGTTCGCCGAACAGCCGACCGAAAGCCTTGAGGCCTTCCGGCGGGAACTTGCGCATCACCGGGCGCCGTTCGAGCTTGGCGCGCTGCATGTGATGACGACGCTGACCGGTTCGGCGCTGGTGACGCTGGCGCTGGCGCGCGGCCGCCTGACGCTTGATGAGGCCTGGGCGCTCGGCAATCTCGAGGAAGACTGGACGATCGAACTCTGGGGCCATGACGAGGAGGCCGCCCGCCGCCGCGCCAGGCGGTTCGAGGACATGCAGGCGGCCCACAGTCTGTTCGTCGCGCTGAAACGCTGA
- the fghA gene encoding S-formylglutathione hydrolase: MNILSENTAFGGMQAVFSHDSEACNCEMTFAVFVPPQATERPCPVLWYLSGLTCTHANVMEKGEYRRMAAELGLIIVCPDTSPRGKDVPDSLTNWQLGQGAGFYVDATESPYALNYRMETYITKELPALIAGSFRADMERQGIFGHSMGGHGAMTFALKYPDRYRSCSAFAPIVSPSTSPWAQGAFEKYLGTDPDVWRKHDACALVAAGARFPEFLIDQGTADGFLEEGLKPWLFEAAVKDTDIALTLRMHERYDHSYYFISTFMDDHLRWHAERL, from the coding sequence ATGAACATCCTGTCCGAGAACACGGCTTTTGGCGGCATGCAGGCCGTCTTTTCCCATGATTCGGAAGCCTGCAATTGCGAGATGACCTTCGCGGTTTTCGTGCCGCCGCAGGCGACCGAACGCCCCTGCCCCGTGCTCTGGTATCTCTCGGGACTCACCTGCACCCATGCCAATGTGATGGAAAAGGGCGAATATCGCCGCATGGCGGCCGAACTGGGCCTGATCATCGTCTGCCCGGATACGAGCCCGCGCGGCAAGGACGTTCCCGATTCGCTCACGAACTGGCAACTCGGCCAGGGCGCGGGCTTCTATGTGGACGCCACCGAAAGCCCCTATGCGCTGAACTACCGGATGGAAACCTACATCACCAAGGAACTGCCAGCGCTGATCGCCGGCAGCTTCCGCGCCGACATGGAGCGCCAGGGCATTTTCGGCCATTCCATGGGCGGCCACGGCGCCATGACCTTCGCGCTCAAATATCCCGATCGCTACAGGAGTTGCTCGGCTTTCGCGCCGATCGTGTCGCCCTCGACCTCTCCCTGGGCGCAGGGCGCGTTCGAGAAATATCTCGGAACGGACCCGGATGTCTGGCGCAAGCATGACGCCTGCGCGCTGGTTGCCGCCGGCGCCCGGTTTCCCGAATTCCTGATCGACCAGGGCACGGCCGACGGCTTTCTCGAGGAAGGGCTGAAGCCCTGGCTGTTCGAGGCGGCGGTCAAGGATACGGACATCGCGCTGACGCTCCGAATGCACGAGCGCTATGACCACTCCTACTACTTCATCTCCACCTTCATGGACGATCACCTGCGCTGGCACGCGGAGCGGCTTTAG
- a CDS encoding YaiI/YqxD family protein — translation MIYVDADACPVKAEVTKVAGRHDMPVTFVANSGLRPSRDPMIANVIVSGAFDAADDWIAERAGLGDIVVTADVPLAERCVAAGALVTGPTGRLFDQANIGMARAMRDLGQHLRETGESKGYNAAFSPKDRSAFLQAMERLCRQAKSIQAKPDDETKGRS, via the coding sequence ATGATCTATGTCGATGCCGATGCCTGCCCGGTAAAGGCCGAGGTCACCAAGGTCGCCGGACGCCATGATATGCCCGTCACCTTCGTGGCCAATTCCGGCCTCAGGCCGTCGCGCGATCCGATGATCGCGAACGTCATCGTCTCCGGCGCCTTCGATGCCGCCGACGACTGGATCGCCGAACGCGCCGGCCTCGGCGATATCGTCGTTACCGCCGATGTGCCGCTCGCCGAACGGTGCGTTGCCGCGGGTGCGCTGGTGACCGGGCCGACGGGCCGGCTGTTCGATCAGGCCAATATCGGCATGGCGCGGGCCATGCGCGATCTCGGCCAGCATCTGCGCGAGACCGGCGAGAGCAAGGGGTATAACGCCGCCTTCTCGCCGAAAGATCGCTCGGCCTTCCTGCAGGCCATGGAGCGGCTCTGCCGGCAGGCGAAATCCATTCAAGCCAAGCCTGATGACGAAACGAAGGGAAGATCATGA
- a CDS encoding GNAT family N-acetyltransferase has protein sequence MGSLTVDIARMDALTAGELYDVLKLRVDVFVVEQNCSYPELDGKDAEALHLRLLEDGKPVAYGRIFAPGTGRQARIGRIVVAPSHRGQKLGERLMGEAVAACERLAPGAPIAISAQAHLERFYAGFGFETVSKEYLEDGIPHIDMVRDAAGMQTEVAG, from the coding sequence ATGGGTTCGCTTACCGTCGATATCGCCCGCATGGACGCGCTCACTGCGGGCGAACTTTATGACGTGCTGAAATTGCGCGTTGACGTCTTCGTGGTGGAGCAGAACTGCTCCTATCCCGAGCTCGACGGGAAGGATGCGGAGGCGCTTCACCTGCGCCTTCTTGAGGACGGCAAGCCGGTCGCCTATGGCCGCATCTTCGCGCCGGGAACGGGCAGGCAGGCGCGCATCGGCCGTATCGTCGTCGCGCCCTCCCATCGGGGACAAAAGCTTGGCGAACGGCTGATGGGCGAAGCGGTCGCCGCCTGCGAAAGGCTTGCGCCCGGCGCCCCGATCGCGATTTCCGCCCAGGCGCATCTCGAGCGCTTTTATGCGGGCTTCGGTTTCGAGACCGTGTCGAAAGAATATCTGGAGGACGGCATCCCGCATATCGACATGGTGCGTGATGCCGCCGGAATGCAAACGGAAGTCGCCGGATGA